A DNA window from Mycolicibacter terrae contains the following coding sequences:
- a CDS encoding glutamate--cysteine ligase has product MHSWASSRSEARIEFAHCARPTLGVEWEFALVDAETRDLSNEASAVLAEIGENPRVHNELLRNTVELVTGICADTGEAMDDLRQTLAATQPIVHDRGMELFGAGTHPFAQWSAQKLTDAPRYAELIKRTQWWGRQMMIWGVHVHVGISSARKVMPIISSLLNYYPHLLALSASSPWWAGEDTGYASNRAMMFQQLPTAGLPFQFQTWAEFEGFVYDQKKTGIIDHTNEIRWDIRPSPHLGTIEVRVCDGVSNLRELSALVALTHCLIVDLDRRLDADQFLPTMPPWHVQENKWRAARYGLDAEIILDSDSNERLVTEDIDELLNRLEPMAARLHCADELASVADIYRTGASYQRQRRVAEEHDGDLRAVVDALVAELDIA; this is encoded by the coding sequence TTGCACAGCTGGGCTTCCTCGCGGTCTGAAGCCCGGATCGAGTTCGCGCACTGCGCCCGGCCCACCCTCGGGGTGGAATGGGAGTTCGCCCTGGTCGACGCGGAGACCCGCGACCTGAGCAACGAAGCCAGTGCCGTGCTCGCCGAAATCGGCGAGAACCCGCGGGTGCACAACGAATTGCTGCGCAACACCGTTGAACTCGTCACAGGCATCTGTGCCGATACCGGTGAGGCGATGGACGACCTGCGCCAGACGCTGGCCGCCACCCAGCCGATCGTGCACGACCGGGGGATGGAACTGTTCGGCGCCGGCACCCACCCGTTCGCGCAGTGGTCGGCGCAGAAGCTGACCGATGCGCCGCGCTACGCCGAGCTGATCAAACGCACCCAGTGGTGGGGCCGGCAGATGATGATCTGGGGCGTGCACGTGCACGTCGGCATCTCCTCGGCCCGCAAGGTGATGCCGATCATCTCCTCGCTGCTCAACTACTACCCGCACCTGCTGGCGCTCTCGGCGTCGTCGCCGTGGTGGGCCGGCGAGGACACCGGCTACGCCAGTAACCGGGCGATGATGTTCCAGCAGCTGCCCACCGCGGGGCTACCGTTCCAGTTCCAGACCTGGGCGGAGTTCGAAGGTTTCGTCTACGACCAGAAGAAGACCGGGATCATCGACCACACCAACGAGATCCGTTGGGACATCAGGCCGTCCCCGCACCTGGGCACCATCGAGGTGCGGGTCTGCGACGGGGTGTCCAATCTTCGCGAGTTAAGCGCCCTGGTAGCACTGACCCATTGCCTGATCGTCGATCTGGACCGGCGGCTGGACGCCGACCAGTTCCTCCCCACCATGCCGCCGTGGCACGTGCAGGAGAACAAGTGGCGCGCGGCCCGTTACGGCCTGGACGCGGAGATCATTCTCGACTCCGACAGCAACGAGCGATTGGTCACCGAGGACATCGACGAACTGCTCAACCGGCTGGAGCCGATGGCCGCGCGACTGCACTGCGCCGACGAGCTGGCGTCCGTCGCCGACATCTACCGAACGGGTGCGTCATACCAGCGCCAGCGCCGAGTCGCCGAGGAACACGACGGCGACCTGCGCGCGGTCGTCGATGCGCTGGTCGCCGAACTGGATATCGCCTGA
- a CDS encoding Rv1535 family protein — translation MVAIAYTDIPAPAPRAASTAKKQDPRRGAPASDPVVDMTTRLLSGPLHQMYALLWRVGVLSVDN, via the coding sequence ATGGTTGCAATCGCTTACACCGACATCCCGGCGCCGGCCCCGCGTGCCGCCAGCACGGCGAAGAAGCAGGACCCCCGACGGGGCGCGCCTGCCTCGGACCCCGTCGTCGACATGACCACCCGGCTGCTCAGCGGTCCCCTGCACCAGATGTATGCACTCCTGTGGCGGGTCGGGGTGCTCAGCGTCGACAACTGA
- a CDS encoding N-acetylglutamate synthase, CG3035 family, producing the protein MSRRPELPPELPEVGARVSLRYLRPPGSEPPMGDVVGHLVQTGPLVRVRSSDGVIHDCRHADVLYVRRLTDRPVKNSAIRSVEHAAALAWPGSEHQWLDGWMMRAGPGAGLEANSAVPLDMFAHTNTLPAIIAWYAQRDLPPCLAVPERLLRLPEDIPARYETRTLVRELPAGEPGGDVLLAGEPDADWLASGGAEPVDVLTAVVGGEVVFASIPGVGVGRAALTEAPDGTRWLGLSALRVAAERRRQGHGRTICAALQAWGFDRGATRGYAQVPGGSPDGAIAFGFFEAIGFAGQHRTRYLDARLL; encoded by the coding sequence ATGAGCCGGCGCCCGGAACTGCCCCCGGAACTGCCCGAGGTCGGTGCCCGGGTGAGCCTGCGTTATCTGCGTCCGCCCGGCTCCGAACCGCCGATGGGCGACGTGGTGGGGCATCTGGTGCAGACCGGGCCGCTGGTGCGGGTCCGCTCATCGGACGGGGTGATCCATGATTGCCGGCACGCCGACGTGCTCTATGTGCGGCGGCTGACCGATCGGCCGGTGAAGAACTCGGCGATCCGATCCGTCGAGCACGCCGCCGCCCTGGCCTGGCCGGGCAGCGAACACCAGTGGCTCGACGGCTGGATGATGCGGGCCGGGCCCGGCGCCGGGTTGGAAGCCAATTCCGCTGTTCCCCTGGACATGTTCGCGCACACCAACACTCTCCCGGCGATCATCGCCTGGTATGCGCAGCGGGACCTGCCGCCGTGCCTGGCGGTACCGGAACGGCTGCTGCGGTTACCCGAGGACATCCCCGCGCGGTATGAGACCCGCACCCTGGTGCGCGAGTTGCCCGCCGGAGAGCCCGGCGGCGATGTGCTGCTGGCCGGGGAACCCGACGCCGACTGGCTGGCGTCGGGCGGCGCCGAGCCGGTCGACGTGCTGACCGCGGTCGTCGGCGGCGAGGTGGTGTTCGCCTCGATCCCGGGGGTCGGGGTCGGGCGCGCCGCGCTCACCGAAGCCCCGGACGGGACCCGCTGGTTGGGTCTGTCGGCGCTGCGGGTGGCCGCCGAACGGCGCCGCCAGGGCCACGGCCGGACGATCTGTGCGGCGTTGCAGGCCTGGGGGTTCGACCGCGGCGCCACCCGCGGCTACGCGCAGGTGCCCGGCGGCTCGCCCGACGGGGCGATCGCGTTCGGCTTCTTCGAGGCGATCGGATTCGCCGGCCAGCACCGCACCCGCTACCTCGACGCGCGGCTGCTGTAG
- a CDS encoding peptide deformylase, protein MAVVPIRIVGDPVLHTPTSPVPVAEDGSLPADLGELIDTMYQTMDAANGVGLAANQIGVGLRVFVYDCADDRRATTRRRGVVVNPVLETSERPETMPDPDNDDEGCLSVPGESFPTGRAQWARVTGLDADSNPVTLEGTGLFARMLQHETGHLDGLLYLDMLVGRHARAAKRTVRSNGWGVPGLSWMPGDVPDPFGH, encoded by the coding sequence ATGGCCGTCGTACCCATCCGCATTGTGGGCGATCCCGTCCTGCACACCCCGACCAGTCCGGTCCCCGTCGCCGAAGACGGCTCGCTGCCCGCCGACCTCGGTGAGCTGATCGACACGATGTACCAGACCATGGATGCCGCCAACGGCGTCGGTTTGGCCGCCAACCAGATCGGCGTGGGGTTGCGGGTCTTCGTCTACGACTGCGCCGACGACCGCCGCGCGACCACCCGGCGCCGCGGCGTGGTGGTCAACCCGGTGCTGGAGACCTCCGAGCGCCCCGAGACCATGCCCGACCCGGACAACGATGACGAGGGCTGTCTGTCGGTGCCCGGCGAATCGTTTCCCACCGGCCGGGCCCAGTGGGCTCGGGTCACCGGCCTGGACGCGGACAGCAACCCGGTCACGCTGGAGGGCACCGGGTTGTTCGCCCGGATGCTGCAGCACGAGACCGGACACCTCGACGGGCTGCTCTATCTGGACATGCTGGTGGGCAGGCATGCCCGCGCGGCGAAGCGGACGGTGAGATCCAACGGCTGGGGGGTACCGGGCCTGTCCTGGATGCCGGGTGACGTGCCCGACCCGTTCGGCCACTGA
- a CDS encoding LytR C-terminal domain-containing protein — translation MSEHVPDSSRLPLRAMVMVLLFLGTIFLLVGFQALGSSGDDDNTNSSPSSKPMTTSSAVAKPEHPAHKSDVRVYNISEQAGLAGHTADQLREAGWNVTDVGNLELPEVTETTVYFSDAQGEHDSATAVADVLHAAVEPRIPDVAEQPPGVIVVVAG, via the coding sequence ATGAGCGAACACGTTCCCGACTCCTCCAGGCTCCCGCTGCGGGCCATGGTGATGGTGCTGCTGTTTCTGGGCACCATCTTTCTGCTGGTCGGGTTCCAGGCGCTCGGCTCGTCGGGTGACGACGACAACACGAACAGTTCGCCGTCGTCGAAACCGATGACCACCAGCTCGGCGGTGGCCAAGCCCGAGCATCCCGCCCACAAGTCCGATGTGCGGGTCTACAACATCTCCGAGCAGGCCGGACTGGCCGGGCACACCGCGGACCAGCTGCGGGAAGCCGGCTGGAACGTGACCGACGTCGGGAACCTCGAGCTGCCCGAGGTCACCGAGACCACCGTCTACTTCAGCGACGCCCAGGGCGAGCACGACTCGGCCACGGCCGTGGCCGACGTGCTGCACGCTGCGGTGGAGCCGCGCATCCCCGACGTAGCCGAGCAGCCGCCAGGCGTCATCGTGGTGGTCGCGGGTTAA
- a CDS encoding LON peptidase substrate-binding domain-containing protein, with protein MELPMFPLEWVLLPGEELSLRIFELRYTVMVGDLVRSGDPRFGVVLIARGREVGGGEQRNDVGAMAAITQCTELGGGRYALRCLTGERIRVQEWLPDDPYPRAIVEEWPDEPAEPVSDSQFRELEDRIVTLHKRMAMARRRWVVPGRNTMLGGRRLRSLEPVQRLYSLACRVPMGEADRYAVLAAPSLSDRLTAVHEAIETVSARVEFELPH; from the coding sequence ATGGAACTGCCGATGTTCCCGCTGGAATGGGTGTTGCTGCCCGGCGAGGAACTGTCGCTGCGGATCTTCGAGTTGCGCTACACGGTGATGGTCGGTGACCTGGTGCGCAGTGGCGACCCCCGGTTCGGGGTGGTGCTGATCGCCCGCGGCCGCGAGGTGGGCGGGGGCGAGCAGCGCAACGACGTCGGCGCGATGGCCGCTATCACGCAGTGCACCGAGCTCGGTGGCGGCCGTTACGCGTTGCGCTGTCTGACCGGGGAGCGGATCCGGGTCCAAGAGTGGCTGCCCGACGATCCGTATCCGCGGGCGATCGTCGAGGAATGGCCCGATGAGCCGGCAGAACCGGTGAGCGACAGCCAGTTCCGCGAATTGGAAGACCGTATCGTCACACTCCACAAGCGGATGGCGATGGCCCGGCGCCGGTGGGTCGTGCCGGGGCGCAACACGATGCTGGGTGGTCGCCGGTTGCGCTCGCTGGAACCGGTGCAGCGGCTGTATTCGCTGGCCTGCCGGGTCCCGATGGGGGAGGCCGACCGCTACGCGGTGCTGGCGGCGCCCTCGTTGTCCGACCGGCTGACCGCGGTGCACGAGGCCATCGAGACGGTTTCGGCCCGAGTCGAATTCGAGCTGCCCCACTGA
- the sodC gene encoding superoxide dismutase[Cu-Zn]: MVTGHRRVLAVAVFATPVVLLAACSPPNEQPSDAPGTTPAIWTGSPAPSGVDHEPGGSGPSDTLVAHLTTPDGGQVATATFEFSKAGGKEFATITVQTTSPGVLTPGFHGMHIHSVGKCEADSVPPGGGAPGAFLSAGGHFQAPGHSEHPQSGDLTSLQVRSDGSALLVTTTDAFTRDELLAGEKTAIIIHADDDNFANIPADRYTQVNGTPGPDQTTLTTGDAGKRVACGVIGTG; this comes from the coding sequence ATGGTCACAGGTCACCGCAGAGTTCTCGCCGTCGCTGTCTTCGCCACCCCGGTTGTGCTGTTGGCGGCGTGCAGCCCCCCCAACGAGCAGCCTTCGGACGCGCCGGGCACCACGCCGGCGATCTGGACCGGATCACCGGCGCCGTCGGGCGTGGACCATGAGCCGGGCGGGTCGGGCCCCTCGGACACCCTGGTCGCGCACCTGACGACCCCGGACGGCGGCCAGGTCGCCACCGCGACGTTCGAGTTCAGCAAGGCCGGCGGCAAGGAATTCGCCACGATCACCGTGCAGACCACCAGCCCCGGCGTGTTGACACCGGGCTTCCACGGCATGCACATCCACAGCGTGGGCAAGTGCGAAGCCGACTCGGTGCCGCCCGGCGGCGGGGCACCCGGTGCCTTCCTGTCGGCCGGCGGCCACTTCCAGGCTCCCGGTCACAGCGAGCACCCGCAGAGCGGCGACCTGACCTCGCTGCAGGTGCGCTCCGACGGCAGCGCGCTGCTGGTGACCACCACCGACGCGTTCACCCGCGACGAGCTGCTGGCAGGTGAGAAGACGGCCATCATCATCCACGCCGACGACGACAACTTCGCCAACATCCCGGCGGACCGCTACACCCAGGTCAACGGCACCCCCGGCCCGGACCAGACCACGCTGACCACCGGAGACGCCGGCAAGCGGGTTGCGTGTGGTGTCATCGGCACCGGATAA
- a CDS encoding cytochrome P450, with protein MTDLAALDYFSDPGITQNPYPYYEYLRGCGPVFAEPHHGVVAVTGYDEVHAAFKDHDSFSAVNAIGGPFPPLPFEPEGDDITEQIEAHRHQFPIFEHVVVQDPPAHERTRALLGRILTPVRLKENEEFIWRLADLQLDEFIADGRCEFLMDYAKPFATLAIADLLGVPDDDRAEFRRALGAGARPGARVGALDGEPVGLNPLEYLDDRFDGYISDRRNNPRADVLTMLAEATYPDGSIPEVREVVRPATFLFGAGQETVTKLLGTMVQVLAEHPELQERLRENRDLIPRFIEESLRIQSPTKIDFRLTRKSTTLAGVPIKAGTVLMLCLGAANRDPRKFENPDEFNLDRKNVREHIAFGRGIHTCPGAPLVRVEGRITANRMLDRMRDIRISEAHHGPADQRHFDYEPTFLLRGLTALHIEFTPVG; from the coding sequence GTGACGGATCTCGCGGCGCTGGACTACTTCTCCGACCCGGGGATAACCCAGAACCCCTACCCCTATTACGAATACCTGCGCGGATGCGGACCCGTCTTCGCCGAGCCGCACCACGGCGTCGTCGCCGTCACCGGCTACGACGAGGTGCACGCCGCGTTCAAAGACCACGACTCGTTCTCGGCGGTCAACGCCATCGGCGGTCCCTTCCCGCCGTTGCCCTTCGAGCCCGAGGGCGACGACATCACCGAGCAGATCGAGGCGCACCGGCACCAGTTTCCCATCTTCGAGCACGTGGTCGTCCAGGATCCGCCGGCACACGAACGGACCCGGGCGCTGCTGGGGCGCATCCTGACTCCGGTCCGGCTCAAGGAGAACGAGGAGTTCATCTGGCGGCTGGCCGACCTGCAGCTCGACGAGTTCATCGCTGACGGCCGGTGCGAATTCCTCATGGACTACGCCAAACCATTCGCGACACTGGCGATCGCCGACCTGCTCGGGGTTCCCGACGATGACCGCGCCGAATTCCGCCGGGCGCTGGGGGCCGGCGCACGCCCGGGTGCCCGCGTCGGTGCTCTGGACGGAGAACCGGTGGGGCTCAACCCGTTGGAGTACCTCGACGACAGATTCGACGGCTACATCTCCGATCGGCGTAACAACCCCCGGGCCGATGTGCTGACCATGCTCGCCGAGGCGACCTACCCCGATGGGTCGATCCCGGAAGTGAGGGAGGTGGTGCGTCCGGCGACCTTCCTGTTCGGCGCGGGCCAGGAGACCGTGACCAAGCTGCTGGGGACCATGGTGCAGGTCCTCGCGGAGCACCCCGAGTTGCAGGAGAGGCTGCGCGAGAACCGCGACCTGATCCCGCGCTTCATCGAGGAATCGCTGCGGATCCAGAGCCCGACGAAGATCGACTTCCGGCTGACACGCAAGTCCACCACGTTGGCCGGTGTGCCGATCAAGGCGGGCACGGTGCTCATGCTCTGCCTGGGTGCGGCCAACCGGGACCCGCGCAAGTTCGAAAACCCCGACGAATTCAACCTGGACCGCAAGAACGTTCGCGAACACATCGCCTTCGGCCGCGGTATCCACACCTGCCCCGGCGCGCCGCTGGTCCGGGTCGAAGGCCGGATCACCGCCAATCGGATGCTGGACCGGATGCGCGACATCAGGATCAGTGAGGCCCACCACGGCCCGGCCGACCAGCGGCACTTCGACTATGAGCCGACGTTTCTGCTGCGCGGCCTGACCGCGCTGCACATCGAGTTCACCCCGGTCGGTTAG
- a CDS encoding DUF3263 domain-containing protein — translation MDGAMAQANRSGDDSEPTDGLSRREHDILSFERDWWKYAGAKEEAIKERFSLSATRYYQVLNALVDRPEALAADPMLVKRLRRLRSSRQKARAARRLGFDIT, via the coding sequence ATGGACGGCGCCATGGCGCAAGCGAATCGCTCAGGGGACGATTCGGAGCCCACCGACGGCCTGAGCCGTCGCGAACACGACATCCTGTCCTTCGAACGGGACTGGTGGAAGTACGCCGGCGCCAAGGAAGAGGCCATCAAGGAGCGGTTCTCGCTGTCGGCGACCCGCTACTACCAGGTGCTCAACGCACTCGTCGACCGGCCCGAGGCACTGGCCGCCGACCCGATGCTGGTCAAACGGCTACGCAGGCTGCGGTCCAGTCGTCAGAAGGCGCGCGCGGCCCGGCGTCTCGGTTTCGATATCACCTGA
- a CDS encoding TetR/AcrR family transcriptional regulator, which yields MTAPRKAKSTDSATRRRLIEATARLMRDEGYAAATSRRVAAEAGVKQALVYYYFPTMDDLFVEVLRAGADVALERMRAALTDDDPLRALWTINSDARVTSLNTEFMALANHRKAIRSELKAYAERVRDIETAAVTVALRANGVDLEECPPVAVAMLIAQIARSLCNEDAVGVTRGHDELRMLVERQLNRLAVPPAPAS from the coding sequence ATGACGGCGCCGCGCAAGGCCAAATCGACCGACAGCGCCACCCGGCGACGGCTGATCGAAGCGACGGCCCGGCTCATGCGCGACGAAGGCTATGCCGCGGCGACCTCGCGGCGCGTGGCCGCCGAGGCCGGGGTGAAGCAGGCCCTGGTCTACTACTACTTCCCCACCATGGATGACCTGTTCGTCGAGGTGCTGCGTGCCGGGGCCGACGTCGCGCTGGAGCGGATGCGCGCCGCCCTCACCGACGACGATCCGCTCCGGGCGCTGTGGACGATCAACAGTGACGCCCGGGTGACCAGCCTGAACACCGAGTTCATGGCGCTGGCCAACCATCGCAAGGCGATTCGGAGCGAGCTCAAGGCCTACGCCGAACGGGTACGCGACATCGAGACCGCGGCCGTCACGGTGGCGTTGCGCGCCAACGGCGTCGACCTCGAGGAATGTCCCCCCGTCGCGGTCGCCATGCTGATCGCCCAGATCGCCCGCAGCCTGTGCAACGAAGACGCCGTCGGCGTCACCCGTGGCCACGACGAGCTGCGCATGCTCGTCGAGCGTCAGCTCAATCGGCTGGCGGTCCCCCCGGCCCCCGCCTCCTGA
- a CDS encoding exodeoxyribonuclease III, with the protein MRLATWNVNSIRTRVGRVTEWLARSEVDVLAMQETKCTDAQFPTLPFHELGYEVAHVGHNQWNGVAIASRVGLDDIEVGFPGQPVWAKPDADPAVEARALGATCGGVRVWSLYVPNGRALNDPHYTYKLEWLAALRDTAEGWLVDDPSAPIALVGDWNIAPQDDDVWSMEFFDGATHVSEPERRAFRALTEARFLDVVRPFTPGPGVYTYWDYTQLRFPKKQGMRIDFILGSPALATRVSHAEIVRDERKGKSPSDHAPVLVDIQSSRTPPVI; encoded by the coding sequence TTGCGACTGGCCACCTGGAACGTCAACTCCATCCGCACCCGGGTCGGCCGGGTGACCGAGTGGCTGGCCCGCTCCGAGGTCGACGTGCTGGCCATGCAGGAGACCAAGTGCACCGACGCGCAGTTCCCCACGCTGCCGTTTCACGAATTGGGCTACGAGGTCGCCCACGTCGGCCACAACCAGTGGAACGGGGTGGCGATCGCCTCCCGGGTCGGACTCGACGACATCGAGGTCGGCTTCCCGGGCCAGCCGGTCTGGGCCAAGCCGGATGCCGACCCGGCGGTGGAGGCACGAGCGCTGGGCGCCACCTGCGGCGGGGTGCGGGTGTGGAGCCTGTATGTGCCCAACGGCCGGGCACTGAACGACCCGCACTACACCTACAAGTTGGAATGGCTTGCCGCACTGCGCGATACTGCAGAAGGCTGGTTGGTCGACGACCCGTCGGCGCCGATCGCGCTGGTCGGCGACTGGAACATCGCCCCGCAGGACGACGATGTGTGGAGCATGGAGTTCTTCGACGGGGCGACGCACGTCTCCGAGCCGGAGCGCAGGGCATTCCGCGCGCTGACCGAGGCCCGGTTCCTCGACGTGGTCCGGCCGTTCACACCCGGCCCCGGCGTCTACACCTATTGGGATTACACGCAGTTGCGGTTCCCCAAGAAGCAGGGCATGCGCATCGATTTCATCCTGGGTTCTCCCGCACTGGCGACCCGGGTCTCGCACGCCGAGATCGTCCGCGACGAACGCAAGGGCAAGTCGCCCAGCGATCACGCGCCGGTGCTGGTGGACATCCAGTCGAGCCGGACGCCCCCAGTTATATGA